One genomic region from Osmerus eperlanus chromosome 6, fOsmEpe2.1, whole genome shotgun sequence encodes:
- the LOC134022249 gene encoding ferroptosis suppressor protein 1-like yields MGSLYSIMGGQISMDGVHVVVVGGGFGGIAAAQQLKYKGIPFTLIDMRDAFHHNVAALRASVQSGFAQKTFIPYAETFGESFLQGRVVQVDPVSQIVVLDGGKEVKFSHLILCTGTDGPFPGHNTVVSYQSAIQKYEDFVNEIQAAGSVLVIGGGSTGVEMAAEIKTEYPDKKVILIHSHIGMADKELLPSVREQAKEVLLEKGVELVLGQKVSNLAELDLNVFKKDTVITTDKGLEITADLVINCTGSKINSSAYSSTLNGCLEENGALNVNEHLQVEGYENVYAVGDCTNLNEPKTAYAAGLHAGVAVNNIAYRLAGKAQTAYHPGSVTMLLAMGHNDGVGQVSGMKLPRFLVAKAKSNNLLLWKSWREMGQTSP; encoded by the exons ATGGGATCCTTGTATTCG ATCATGGGTGGCCAAATATCTATGGACGGTGTTCATGTGGTTGTAGTCGGCGGTGGTTTTGGTGGGATCGCAGCAGCGCAGCAACTCAAGTACAAGGGAATACCCTTTACTCTCATTGACATGAGGGATGCCTTTCATCACAATGTGGCCGCACTGAGAGCTTCTGTACAGAGTG GCTTTGCCCAGAAGACCTTTATCCCGTATGCTGAAACATTTGGAGAAAGTTTTCTTCAGGGTCGTGTGGTTCAGGTGGACCCTGTCTCTCAAATTGTGGTattggatggagggaag GAAGTGAAATTCTCTCATCTTATACTGTGCACGGGCACAGACGGACCCTTCCCTGGGCACAACACTGTGGTCTCATACCAGTCAGCCATTCAGAAGTATGAAGACTTTGTAAATGAG ATCCAGGCTGCTGGCTCAGTCCTCGTGATTGGGGGTGGATCCACAGGTGTGGAGATGGCTGCTGAGATCAAAACTGAATACCCAGACAAAAAG GTGATTCTGATCCATTCTCACATCGGAATGGCTGACAAAGAGCTGCTGCCCAGTGTCAGAGAGCAAGCCAAGGAGGTGCTGTTGGAGAAGGGAGTGGAACTTGTACTGG GGCAGAAGGTGTCTAACTTGGCTGAGCTGGATTTGAATGTGTTCAAGAAGGATACGGTTATTACCACAGACAAGGGTTTGGAGATCACAGCAGACCTTGTTATCAACTGCACAGGGTCCAAGATCAACTCCTCAGCGTATAGCTCAACtttga ACGGATGCCTGGAAGAGAACGGAGCCTTGAACGTGAACGAGCATCTGCAGGTGGAGGGCTATGAAAACGTGTACGCAGTCGGGGACTGTACCAATCTCAACGAACCCAAGACTGCATATGCCGCAGGACTTCACGCTGGGGTTGCCGTTAACAATATTGCATATCGTTTGGCTGGAAAGGCTCAGACAGCCTATCACCCGG GCAGTGTGACAATGCTTTTGGCTATGGGCCATAATGACGGAGTAGGTCAGGTCAGTGGCATGAAGCTCCCTCGCTTTCTTGTCGCCAAGGCCAAGAGCAACAACCTGTTATTGTGGAaaagctggagggagatgggcCAAACATCCCCTTAA
- the LOC134022251 gene encoding ferroptosis suppressor protein 1-like isoform X2, with product MGGQISMDGVHVVVVGGGFGGIAAAQQLKYKGIPFTLIDMRDAFHHNVAALRASVQSGFAQKTFIPYAETFGESFLQGRVVQVDPVSQIVVLDGGKEVKFSHLILCTGTDGPFPGHNTVVSYQSAIQKYEDFVNEIQAAGSVLVIGGGSTGVEMAAEIKTEYPDKKVILIHSHIGMADKELLPSVREQAKEVLLEKGVELVLGQKVSNLAELDLNVFKKDTVITTDKGLEITADLVINCTGSKINSSAYSSTLNGCLEENGALNVNEHLQVEGYENVYAVGDCTNLNEPKTAYAAGLHAGVAVNNIAYRLAGKAQTAYHPGSVTMLLAMGHNDGVGQVSGMKLPRFLVAKAKSNNLLLWKSWREMGQTSP from the exons ATGGGTGGCCAAATATCTATGGACGGTGTTCATGTGGTTGTAGTCGGCGGTGGTTTTGGTGGGATCGCAGCAGCGCAGCAACTCAAGTACAAGGGAATACCCTTTACTCTCATTGACATGAGGGATGCCTTTCATCACAATGTGGCCGCACTGAGAGCTTCTGTACAGAGTG GCTTTGCCCAGAAGACCTTTATCCCGTATGCTGAAACATTTGGAGAAAGTTTTCTTCAGGGTCGTGTGGTTCAGGTGGACCCTGTCTCTCAAATTGTGGTattggatggagggaag GAAGTGAAATTCTCTCATCTTATACTGTGCACGGGCACAGACGGACCCTTCCCTGGGCACAACACTGTGGTCTCATACCAGTCAGCCATTCAGAAGTATGAAGACTTTGTAAATGAG ATCCAGGCTGCTGGCTCAGTCCTCGTGATTGGGGGTGGATCCACAGGTGTGGAGATGGCTGCTGAGATCAAAACTGAATACCCAGACAAAAAG GTGATTCTGATCCATTCTCACATCGGAATGGCTGACAAAGAGCTGCTGCCCAGTGTCAGAGAGCAAGCCAAGGAGGTGCTGTTGGAGAAGGGAGTGGAACTTGTACTGG GGCAGAAGGTGTCTAACTTGGCTGAGCTGGATTTGAATGTGTTCAAGAAGGATACGGTTATTACCACAGACAAGGGTTTGGAGATCACAGCAGACCTTGTTATCAACTGCACAGGGTCCAAGATCAACTCCTCAGCGTATAGCTCAACtttga ACGGATGCCTGGAAGAGAACGGAGCCTTGAACGTGAACGAGCATCTGCAGGTGGAGGGCTATGAAAACGTGTACGCAGTCGGGGACTGTACCAATCTCAACGAACCCAAGACTGCATATGCCGCAGGACTTCACGCTGGGGTTGCCGTTAACAATATTGCATATCGTTTGGCTGGAAAGGCTCAGACAGCCTATCACCCGG GCAGTGTGACAATGCTTTTGGCTATGGGCCATAATGACGGAGTAGGTCAGGTCAGTGGCATGAAGCTCCCTCGCTTTCTTGTCGCCAAGGCCAAGAGCAACAACCTGTTATTGTGGAaaagctggagggagatgggcCAAACATCCCCTTAA